In the Nicotiana tabacum cultivar K326 chromosome 16, ASM71507v2, whole genome shotgun sequence genome, one interval contains:
- the LOC107800941 gene encoding protein PHOSPHATE-INDUCED 1-like, with protein MSSSFRLKSTHFILKLFLLISLCNVCFASRKLTALVQEPQGQLLQYHKGALLSGKISVNLIWYGKFKPSQRAIVSDFITSLSSSTPSKTDPSVAKWWKTTEKYYHLANSKKSLSLSLGKQVLIENYSLGKSLTQKQIVQLASKGEQKDAINIVLTASDVAVDGFCVNRCGTHGSSKGAIIRGKTYKFAYIWVGNSETQCAGYCAWPFHQPIYGPQSPPLVAPNNDVGVDGMVINLASLLAGTATNPFGNGYYQGEADAPLEAASACPGVYAKGAYPGYAGDLLVDKTTGASYNAHGTNGRKYVLPALYDPSTSTCSTLV; from the coding sequence ATGTCTTCTTCTTTCCGGTTGAAATCGACCCATTTCATTTTGAAActctttcttttaatttctctCTGTAATGTGTGCTTTGCTTCAAGAAAGCTTACTGCTTTAGTCCAAGAACCCCAAGGTCAACTATTGCAGTACCACAAAGGTGCACTCCTTTCCGGCAAAATCTCTGTCAATCTCATTTGGTATGGCAAATTCAAGCCTTCCCAAAGAGCCATTGTCTCTGATTTCATCACTTCCCTGTCTTCTTCAACTCCATCTAAAACCGATCCATCTGTAGCCAAATGGTGGAAGACCACTGAAAAATACTACCATCTCGCCAATTCCAAAAAATCCCTTTCACTCTCTTTGGGCAAGCAAGTGCTAATTGAAAATTATTCCTTGGGAAAATCACTGACCCAGAAACAGATTGTACAATTGGCATCAAAGGGTGAACAAAAAGACGCCATTAATATTGTTTTGACTGCCTCTGATGTTGCAGTCGACGGGTTCTGTGTCAATCGCTGTGGAACTCATGGGTCTTCTAAAGGTGCCATTATTAGGGGCAAGACATACAAATTTGCTTATATTTGGGTTGGTAACTCAGAGACTCAATGCGCTGGCTACTGCGCTTGGCCATTCCACCAGCCCATTTACGGACCACAAAGCCCACCCCTGGTTGCACCAAATAACGATGTGGGTGTTGATGGTATGGTAATTAACTTGGCTAGCTTATTGGCTGGGACCGCGACGAACCCATTTGGAAATGGATACTATCAAGGAGAGGCAGATGCACCATTGGAGGCTGCTTCTGCTTGTCCTGGTGTATATGCTAAGGGTGCTTACCCTGGCTATGCTGGAGATTTGTTGGTGGATAAAACTACAGGTGCAAGCTACAATGCACATGGTACAAATGGAAGGAAATACGTGCTTCCTGCTTTATACGATCCTTCTACATCTACATGTTCAACTTTGGTCTAG
- the LOC107800943 gene encoding protein PHOSPHATE-INDUCED 1-like yields MSSSFGLKSTHFILKLFLLVSFIHVCFASGKLTALVQEPQNQLLQYHKGALLSGKISVNLIWYGKFKPSQRAIVSDFITSLSSSTPSKTDPSVAKWWKTTEKYYHLANSKKSLSLYLGKQVLVENYSLGKSLTQKQIVQLASKGEQKDAINVVLTASDVAVDGFCVNRCGTHGSSKGATIRGKTYKFAYIWVGNSDTQCAGYCAWPFHQPIYGPQSLPLVAPNNDVGVDGMVINLASLLAGTATNPFGNGYYQGEADAPLEAASACPGVYAKGAYPGYAGDLLVDKTTGASYNAHGTNGRKYVLPALYDPATSTCSTLV; encoded by the coding sequence ATGTCTTCTTCTTTCGGTTTGAAATCGACCCATTTCATTTTAAAGCTTTTTCTATTGGTTTCTTTCATCCATGTGTGCTTTGCTTCAGGAAAGCTCACAGCTTTAGTCCaagaaccacaaaatcaactaTTGCAGTACCACAAAGGTGCACTTCTTTCCGGTAAAATCTCTGTCAATCTAATTTGGTATGGCAAATTCAAGCCATCCCAAAGAGCCATTGTCTCTGATTTCATTACTTCCCTTTCTTCTTCAACTCCATCCAAAACTGATCCATCAGTAGCCAAATGGTGGAAGACCACAGAAAAATACTATCATCTCGCCAATTCCAAAAAGTCCCTTTCACTCTATTTGGGGAAACAAGTGCTTGTCGAAAATTATTCCCTAGGAAAATCACTGACCCAGAAACAAATTGTACAATTGGCATCAAAGGGTGAACAGAAAGATGCCATTAACGTTGTTTTGACCGCCTCCGATGTTGCAGTCGATGGGTTCTGCGTCAATCGCTGTGGAACCCATGGGTCTTCTAAAGGTGCTACTATTAGGGGCAAGACTTACAAATTTGCTTATATTTGGGTTGGTAACTCAGACACTCAATGCGCTGGCTACTGCGCTTGGCCATTCCACCAGCCCATTTACGGACCACAAAGCCTACCCCTGGTTGCACCAAACAACGATGTGGGTGTTGATGGTATGGTAATTAATTTGGCTAGCTTATTGGCTGGGACCGCAACGAACCCATTTGGAAATGGATATTACCAAGGAGAGGCAGATGCACCATTGGAAGCTGCATCTGCTTGCCCTGGTGTCTATGCTAAAGGTGCTTACCCTGGCTATGCTGGAGATTTGTTGGTGGACAAAACTACAGGTGCTAGCTACAATGCACACGGTACAAACGGAAGGAAATACGTGCTTCCCGCCTTATATGATCCTGCTACATCTACATGTTCAACTCTAGTCTAG